The following proteins are encoded in a genomic region of Molothrus aeneus isolate 106 chromosome 14, BPBGC_Maene_1.0, whole genome shotgun sequence:
- the ZNF711 gene encoding zinc finger protein 711 isoform X3: MDWELAIHGESGHHTPENSLAVDDVGEKLDHIGSTPLKISTEVANDDVAKDDGFGSEVIKVYIFKAEAEDDVEIGGTEIVTESDFHNGHSVAGVIEQGGVGRMQREKMVYMAVKDSSQEDEDISCAEIADEVYMEVIVGEEEATSLPDTQLEDAGVNKTFVPVAWAAAYGDERRLPRRYEDGQAAGNNLDTRLENKNGNATQYLQICDSISTNRVLKQKTKKRRRGEARQWQTAVIIGPDGQPLTVYPCHICGKKFKSRGFLKRHMKNHPDHMIKKKYQCTDCDFTTNKKVSFHNHLESHKLINKVDKTHEFTEYTRRYREASPLSSNKLILRDKEPKLHKCKYCDYETAEQGLLNRHLLAVHSKNFPHVCVECGKGFRHPSELKKHMRTHTGEKPYQCQHCAFRCADQSNLKTHIKTKHGTDLPFKCEHCPQAFADEKELQQHTELFQGHKTHQCPHCDHKSTNSSDLKRHIISVHTKDFPHKCEVCEKGFHRPSELKKHSETHKGKKIHQCRHCDFKTSDPFVLSGHILSVHTKDLPFKCKRCKRGFRQQNELKKHMKTHSGRKVYQCQYCEYSTTDASGFKRHVISIHTKDYPHRCEFCKKGFRRPSEKNQHIMRHHKEAIM; the protein is encoded by the exons tGGATGATGTTGGAGAGAAATTGGACCATATAGGAAGCACTCCCTTGAAGATCAGTACCGAGGTGGCAAATGATGATGTTGCTAAAGATGATGGCTTTGGTTCAGAAGTTATCAAAGTCTACATATTTAAAGCTGAAGCTGAAGATGATGTTGAAATAG GTGGGACAGAAATTGTCACTGAGAGTGACTTTCACAATGGCCATTCTGTAGCTGGAGTCATTGAACAAGGAGGTGTTGGGAGAATGCAGCGAGAAAAAATGGTTTACATGGCTGTTAAGGACTCTTCTCAGGAAGATGAAGATATTA gctgtgctgaaatAGCAGATGAAGTTTATATGGAAGTTATTGTAGGGGAAGAAGAAGCCACATCCCTTCCAGACACCCAGCTTGAGGACGCCGGCGTGAATAAAACGTTTGTCCCCGTTGCTTGGGCTGCTGCTTACG GAGATGAAAGGAGGCTTCCCCGAAGATACGAAGATGGTCAAGCGGCAG GAAATAACTTGGATACACGATTAGAAAACAAAAACGGTAATGCAACACAGTACCTGCAGATTTGTGATAGCATTAGCACTAATAGAGTgctcaaacaaaaaaccaagaaaaggaggagaggagaggccaGGCAATGGCAAACAG CTGTTATAATAGGTCCTGATGGACAGCCCTTAACAGTTTACCCTTGTCATATTTGtgggaaaaaatttaaatccagAGGATTCTTGAAAAGGCATATGAAGAACCATCCCGATCATATGATCAAGAAGAAATACCAGTGTACAGACTGTGACTTTACAACTAACAAAAAAGTAAGTTTCCACAATCATCTGGAAAGCCATAAACTTATAAATAAAGTCGATAAAACGCACGAGTTTACAGAGTACacgagaagatacagagaggCGAGCCCGTTGAGTTCCAATAAACTCATCCTGAGGGACAAGGAGCCCAAGCTCCACAAGTGCAAATATTGTGACTATGAgactgcagagcaggggctgctcaaCAGGCACCTGCTGGCAGTCCATAGCAAGAACTTCCCTCATGTGTGCGTGGAGTGCGGGAAGGGCTTCCGCCACCCCTCGGAGCTGAAAAAGCACATGAGGACCCACACGGGGGAAAAGCCATACCAGTGTCAGCACTGCGCGTTCAGGTGCGCTGACCAGTCCAACCTGAAAACTCACATCAAAACCAAACATGGCACCGACCTGCCCTTTAAATGTGAGCACTGTCCCCAGGCCTTCGCCGAcgagaaggagctgcagcagcacaccgAGCTCTTCCAAGGCCATAAGACTCACCAGTGTCCTCACTGTGACCACAAGAGCACCAACTCCAGCGACCTGAAGCGACACATCATTTCAGTGCACACCAAGGATTTTCCCCACAAGTGTGAGGTGTGTGAGAAAGGCTTCCACCGGCCCTCGGAGCTCAAAAAGCATAGTGAGACCCATAAAGGGAAAAAGATCCACCAGTGTAGGCACTGTGACTTCAAAACCTCCGACCCCTTTGTGCTCAGTGGGCACATCCTCTCCGTTCACACCAAGGACCTGCCTTTTAAATGCAAACGCTGTAAAAGGGGCTTCAGGCAGCAGAACGAACTGAAGAAGCACATGAAGACCCACAGTGGCAGGAAGGTGTACCAGTGCCAGTACTGTGAGTACAGCACCACGGACGCGTCGGGCTTTAAGCGCCACGTCATCTCCATCCACACCAAAGACTACCCCCACAGGTGTGAGTTCTGCAAAAAGGGCTTCCGCAGGCCCTCCGAGAAAAATCAGCACATCATGAGGCACCACAAAGAGGCCATCATGTGA
- the POF1B gene encoding protein POF1B, which produces MFGVQQQQLQPPALPPHVQQQQQQHHYYRRQQQHYSTLPARRPCPEPPPCPEPPPCPEPPRPLPCLDPAPHPQQDGAVAYDRVRTYGPGCRRLSTSCSSRAASPLDCGHGCDPPQGTIRRIIIENPEQEPLSPFLRGASFSPGNNVIYEKTIRKYELLNPLQERQFPVCPPEPCPPPPVLQQCQQTQTGGPCELCPGPGSDECRGHPVRRSTAPPELVSCPQDSPEQLDCRFFGELLAELHRKSNDLYSCLLQHVEKIGTRNHDIEFTCQTEDIEELIPKGLSEATKQQIRYLLQMRATSDKSLRLVLSTFKNLREELCHLQDDLGKLETDNVLLKKDLAFKDSQVKEYETMLASLRENNRQQQQGLRDSTAKCRSLEEQLLSLRLSEGDKDCQLKELEYSKRALEQEIQSLKLQSCSSPTLQTTTDELSSRYVEMINNLREDKDREIRSLRSQLCQFQQDITRREGSNSDLQMRLHELTSLLEDKEAFIKQQQEELFRLKHEKLSGSQSPGVTAIITKKYRNQYPILGLLSDDYKVTSPVNKSQTIVIERTGEIWKHE; this is translated from the exons ATGTTcggggtgcagcagcagcagctgcagccgcccgcgctgcccccgcacgtccagcagcagcagcagcagcaccactactaccggcggcagcagcagcactacaGCACCCTGCCCGCCCGCCGGCCCTGCCCCGAGCCGCCGCCCTGCCCCGAGCCCCCGCCGTGCCCGGAGCCGCCGCGGCCGCTGCCCTGCCTGGACCCCGCTCCGCACCCGCAGCAGGACGGCGCCGTGGCCTACGACCGGGTGCGCACCTACGGGCCGGGCTGCCGCCggctcagcacctcctgctcctcccggGCCGCCTCGCCGCTGGACTGCGGCCACGGCTGCGACCCGCCACAG GGCACCATCCGCAGGATCATTATCGAGAACCCGGAGCAG GAGCCATTATCCCCTTTTCTTAGAGGGGCCAGTTTCTCTCCTGGAAATAATGTCATCTATGAAAAAACAATAAGAAAATATGAGCTATTAAATCCCCTCCAA GAGCGGCAGTTCCCGGTGTGCCCGCCGGAGCCGTGCCCGCCGCCCCcggtgctgcagcagtgccagcagacACAGACGGGCGGTCCCTGCGAGCTGTGCCCGGGCCCGGGGAGTGACGAGTGCCGGGGACACCCCGTGAGGAGGAGCACGGCCCCCCCCGAGCTG GTGAGCTGcccccaggacagccctgagcagctggacTGTCGCTTctttggggagctgctggccGAGCTGCACCGCAAGAGCAATGACCTGtacagctgcctgctgcagcacgTGGAGAAGATTGGGACAAG GAACCACGACATCGAATTCACGTGCCAG ACTGAAGATATTGAAGAATTAATTCCCAAAGGACTGTCTGAGGCAACAAAGCAGCAGATTCGTTATCTCCTGCAG ATGAGAGCGACATCGGACAAATCCCTGAGACTTGTGCTTTCCACCTTCAAGAACCTGCGGGAGGAGCTCTGCCATCTGCAGGATGACCTGGGG AAGCTGGAAACTGACAATGTGTTGCTGAAGAAGGATTTGGCTTTTAAGGATTCCCAAGTGAAAGAATATGAAACAATGCTGGCTTCTCTGAGGGAGAACAATCGTCAGCAGCAG caagggctcagggacagcactgccaaATGCCGCtcgctggaggagcagctcctgtccctgcggCTCAGCGAGGGCGACAAGGACTgccagctgaaggagctggagtACAGCAAGAGGGCCCTGGAGCAGGAGATCCAGAGCCTCAAGCTGCAG agctgctccagcccgaCCCTGCAGACCACGACGGACGAGCTGTCCAGCCGCTACGTGGAGATGATCAACAACCTCAGggaggacaaggacagggagatCCGCAGCCTCAGG tcccagctgtgccagttcCAGCAGGACATAACCAGGAGAGAGGGGAGCAACAGCGACTTGCAAATGAGGCTGCACGAACTGACATCGCTGCTGGAGGACAAAGAGGCTTTTATTAAACAACAGCAAGAG GAGCTCTTCAGACTGAAGCATGAGAAGTTATCAGGCAGTCAGTCCCCTGGGGTGACAGCCATCATCACTAAAAA GTACAGGAATCAGTATCCTATTCTGGGTCTCCTGTCTGATGACTACAAGGTCACATCACCTGTCAATAAATCACAAACGATTGTAATTGAGAGGACTGGAGAGATCTGGAAACAT GAATGA